The region TGCTTGCGcgtgtgcgctctctctctcacacacacaaacacacacacacatgctcgttctatccccccccacacacaccgagGAACCACATACATTTACGCATAAGAAAACACCTGGAAGTACAGTCCAAACAATCAAGTGGTAGTCTCTAGGCAATGGCATTACAGATGatgttagtttttaaaaatttctgaatTACCATATGTGAAACTTTCAGACTGGAAAGAACAGGTGCATGTAGTCACCCCCTCTACTTGACTCTGTAGGACTGTAAAGGACTGTGACCAGCGAGGTAGAAAGCAAGGCAGGAGTCCCCGCTGCAGGAAGTGGCCGGCTCACCCCGGGGCATCCTGCTCTCCTCTGAACCAGCAGCGACCAGGCTCAGACCTAAACAGTACCATCATGGCCAGGCTTCCCTAGAGTGCGAACCCAGCGGGGATGGTGGTGGAGAATGGGCCCTCGGCAACCCCTGGCGCACTGGATATGGCTTCTGATAAAGAGGCTGGAACTCCAGGGGAGTAAATTCTGCCTCTCCCAATCCCTTGACAGCCctggtggaggggtggggagccATGGGCCCCGCCCAGCAGTGTGCCCCCACATTCCCAGAGCAGCGGCCACTAGGGTTCCCAGGAGACAGCACCACCGTTTAGGTCTCCTGACTGCAGGTGGGGCAGACAAGGCAGTGGCTTAGCTACCTTGACCTGGGTAGGCACAAAGGTAGCAGCGGCATGCCATACccatactgtggtttgaactcggggccgggaCGCTGTCCCCtacctgttttgctcaaggctggtactctaccacttgggccacagccccacctccttggtagttaattgaagacctcagtcctcaagatctcagcctccttagcagctagggttacaggtgtgagccatgggcaccaggaTTTCTCTCAACGGAGCAACTGGCCAAGGGGATCTGTAGCCTTTCTCTACTGcagggggggagaaaaaaagccCTAAAGTGTTATTGCCAGCTATGTACCTCTCAGCACAGGGACTCTGGCAATGAAAGCAGAGTCTGCTCAGCCAGGCAAGGCTCAGGAAAGAGATCTCAACCCGTCAGGAGGACGGAGCAGTCCCGCCACCTGGCAAGTCTGGGGCGAGCCTGAGCGATCTGCTGGGCTCAGAGACCAGAATCTTCTCCCCACGGGGGAGGTGAGCTCCTCAGAAGCTTCCTGAACGCGCTCACGTTTCACCGTGGGTCGGTGAcacccctgcctgcctgcctcgcaGGGGGGTGCTCCACGCCCGTCAGCTGCTGTGGTTCtgccacacctgcaatcctagctgcccgggaggctgaggtcggaggatcaaagccagccccggcgggggggggggggggggggaatccgtGACACTCCCCTCTCCGGTGAACCGGGAAGAGGCCGGCCCAGGGGCGGCGCAGCACCGGCCTGGCGGGAGAAGGCGGAGGGAGGGAGCCTGGGCCGAGTTCGAGTCCCGGGGCCGGCACGGGGCCGCACAGCTCCTCGGGGCTCCGCCGGCCGGGTCCGGGGCTCGGTCCGCGCTCGCACGCGCGCGTGACCTCGGTGGGCGTccacggggcggggccggccggcggggcccggggcatTCCTGCTTAGGGACCCCGGCTGCAGCGGGGGGCGCGGGGTGCCGGGGACGCATTAGGCCCGgagcacggggggcggggggggggcggcccgggcCCGCGGCTGCGGATCCCCAGGCCCCGCCCGGCGGACGCGGCGCCCCGCCGGCCCGCGGGGAAAGGCCGCCGGGAGGTCACCGCGGGGCGGCCACGGCGGCCGGGCAGCCCGGgtcaccgcccgcccgcccgcccgcggcgtCCCCGGGGCTCCCCGACCCCGCCGGGCCGCGCGCGTCCGCCCGAGCGCGCGTGCGGGCCGCGGGCCGCGGTGGCGTGTGCTCACGTCATATGGGCCGCCCGCCTCCGATTGGCTGCGGCCGCCTCACCAGACCCAGTGCGGCCGGGCGCgcgtgcggggcggggccggggcaggcCACGCCCCCGGGCGGCGCGCGCGGGCGGCGGGTAGGCCGGGCGCGGTCACGTGACGCGGGGCCGCGGCCCCCTATATAAGCGGCGCGCCggcccgccgccgcggccgcgcTTGGGCCGTCCCCGGGTGGCTCccgctcctccgcctcctccgcctcctcctccgccgcgGCCACCGCCGCCCCCCTCGGCAGGTACGCGGCGGGACCGGGCGGGGTCCGAGGGCGCGGCCCGCCCCGCGACGGGGGacgggggaggcgggcggggcggggggacgcggaggggggggcgggcggccccCGGGCCTTTGTCCCGCCCGGGCGCCAACTCGCCCCGCGCTGTCCCGCAGGAGCGCCCTGCTGCGCGCGGCGGGCCCCGATGCCCAGGCTGCACGACCACCTGTggagctgcccctgcccctgcccctgcgccGCCGGGCACCTGGGCCGCCCCCCGCGAGCCGCCCGCCCGGCGGCGGGCGCGATGATGGGCGCGATGATgggcgcggcgcggcgcccgcggggccccgccgccccggaccccggccccgcgcccgccggcccGAGCGCCCGCGCCGGCAGCTGGCATCACCACCTGGTGCGGCGCAGCCTCGTGCTCTTCCTGGTCGGGGTGGTCCTGGCCCTGGTGCTCAACCTGCTGCAGATCCAGAGGAACGTCACCCTCTTCCCCGACGAGGTGATCGCCACCATCTTCTCCTCCGCCTGGTGGGTGCCCCCGTGCTGCGGGACGGCCGCGGGTGagtgccctgccccgccccgccccgccccgccccgccgagtCCCCACCCGGGACCGGCCGCCGCGCGAGGAAACGGCCCGGTCAGGAGGGGGTCACCGGAGGGGGTCACCGGGTGCCCGCACTTGGTCAAGTCCTACGGCCTGCCCTCCCCATCCCGGGACGGTGGAATTCCTCCTCCGCTTACCGTTTATCCAGCTTTAGAGAAAGCTGTTGGTCAGGTCGCTGTCTGCGGCGGAGGAAGCCTCCCCCGGACCCCCGTAGAGTCAGGCTGCATGTAGCTCGTTTGTCCCGCGTGCACGTCCGGCTTGCCCCCCCTGTGCAGGACTGTGCTGTAGCTCCAGCTCTCCAAATGCAGGCCCAGAGGCGCACGAGTGCCACGCGCGCACCGTGGTCAGCGAGTTGCATGcaccttctcccccctcccccggggttCACCTGGAAGCGCTTGGACTGTGTGCGGGGGCAATGAGCATAAGGCTTTCAGCCTGCCATCAGACAGGATCCTAACTTTTTCTCTCTCAACACTTTTAGGGTATGACTACATACAAAGGGAAGatagttttttccttccttccttctttttgttccctcctccctcaggaAGAGGTTCCAGGGGGGCTTGTGTGTGTGGTAGAtaggcaagcaccctgccacCAAGCGCACCCCAGCCCTTGATAACTCTCTGGAGAAGTAGATCCAGATTTTGGAGTTCAGTTTTCATCGCGCCGTAGTAGTTCTTTCTTTGAGCCCCAGATCTGATCTTCAAACTGAAATGCTTAGAGGATTTGCCAGTGGAACTTCAAGGAATTCCATGAGCTTCTGAAATGACTTCTCATAGTCCCCGCTGGGTGTTGGGTCAAATCTGCATCTCTGCTTCACTGTGGGTGCCCGATTCCTTCCTGCTGGGCCGGCTTTGCAGACCCTTAGTTTGGCTGGCTGTGACCCCAGAGGAGCACTGGACTGACTGTTTCAGCagttactggggggggggggaggaatcccccccccccccgcctggacAGCCCTTGTGTGCTCACTCTTAGCCTTCACCACAGTTTTCACTTCTGGCTGCCACGTCTCCCTATCGTACACATGTTTTCAGGGTTCTGTGAAGACAGCTGTGGGCCATGTGTTCTCTTCCCCTGTCCTCCAGTTACGTAATCCCCGTCAGTTCACACATGGGAAAACAAACAGGAGGAGTCACGTCTGCCAAGGGTAGCCTTGGGCCAGCAGCCCACTTTTcccttcctgggccggggcccttTCCTCGGTGGGCGTGGCCACGGGGGACAGGGAAAGCCCTGCCcttaaatccccccccccccccacacacacgggcTCTTACAGTAGCTGCTAGTAGAGTCCCTTCACACAGTCCGGTGCTCTTCTGGGCTTCAGACCCAGGGCCACCTGGTCAGGCTCAGCCCTCTAAGCATCTGTTGGGGTGTCCGCACCAGTGCCAGGACTCGTAGGACTTGCACTGGGACACCTTCCACTGTGAAAAGGGAATCACACTGGGTGAAAGCAGAAGGTGGAGCCAAGGGGGTCCAGGAGtcggtgagactccatctcagtcagTGGCTAGGCCGAGTGCCCCTTGCTTGTCATTCTCAGCTGCTTAGGGAAGAGTAGAAGGCTGGCTAGCCTGGGCGTCCAGCGACACCCTACTTCAGAGATGACGTCAAAAGGGGCTTGCggtgtggctcgggtggcagagcgcctgcctagcagcTGGGAGGCTCCTAATTCAGGGAAGGTATGGTGCAGTCGTAATGGTTTTGTGTACTTAAGGCCAACGTGCATGTTAAGTGTTACAAGTCTTTGTATTGCCTTTGCTCACCACGGATAACTACGTTGCTTGATTGGTGTGccaatacctttttcttttttttttttccaaacttttCAAACTTGCGTGAGGATTGGTATACACCACAGAACACGCCGTCAGGCCTGCAGCGTCGGGGAGCACGGCTGGGTGTTAGAGGCGCTGTGAGGACGTGCACTAACctgcccccccttcctcctcgcAGCTGTGGTCGGCCTGCTGTACCCCTGCATGGACCGTCACCTCGGCGAACCCCACAAGTTCAAGAGGGAGTGGGCCAGCGTCATGCGCTGCATTGCCGTCTTCGTTGGCATTAACCACGCCAGTGCTGTATCCTCCCCGGCGAGCCGCCGCGGAGCACGTGGTTAgggccaggggaggggtggggggggccgtgACGTTGAACACTCGGCACTCATCCCCCGGAGGGCACCGGGCAGGAGCCACCGCAGGCACTGCCCCTGGGCACTTGGCGCGGATTGTGGAAGTTCACCGTTACCCGTCTTCCTCCTGTTCATGCAGCTTGGTCACTCGTGGTTCCCCTGACCACAAGGGCTTGGGGGAGCGTGGCCCTGGCGCTATCTTACCGGGAGGCGTCTGCCCACAGACCCACAGGCTGTCACCGGAGGCCCTTGGCCTCCACCCTGCCAAGGAGAATGGTCCTTGGTTTCCTAGGAAACGCTTAGCAAACAGGGTTTCCTTGGAGCAAGTGGGAGGGCAAAGTTTTCTGGGGACAGCCCCCCCTCCtgtacgcacgcgcacacacacacacacacacacacacactgggtcaCTGCCACTAGTACTCAGTGTGAAGGGGCTTCCTGACCCCGGTGTCTCCTGATGGGGCGGCAGGACGCAGGCGTGGAGGGAGGCCAGAAAGGAGGGAGATAATAAAGACCTCGTAGCGAAATGCTGCGGGCCCCTGCCGTGGTCAGCGGCAGCCGCCTCGGGTAGTGGATTATGACTGCATGATAAACACCCGCGTAACGGTTTCTGTAGGCTCCATGTCCCATCTGGTGTCCTTAACGTTTGCACGATCAGAAATTGGACTTTGCCAATAACGTCCAGCTGTCGTTGACCTTGGCGGCGCTGTCCCTGGGGCTGTGGTGGACCTTCGACCGCTCCCGGagcggcctgggcctggggctcaCCATCGCCGTCCTCGCCACGCTCATCACGCAGTTCCTCGTCTACAACGGCGTCTACCAGTGAGTGCGCGGCGCTGGCTGCTCCCTGGTGCTGGGAAGACGCCGTCCCTGGGGGCGGTTTCTGGCTGTCACCGGCCGTCAGTGTACAGTGGCGCACATCGCGGCAGGCGTGAAAGTCTCAAGGCACTATCCTTTCCCGGGCTCCCTGGAAAGGGGGTGCTGCCCGCTGAGAGCCCGGAACcgctgctgggggcggggagcggggctgAGAGCCAGCCAGGGCCGGAGTGTGAGGCGCTTGCCCCTCCGTAACCACCCGGAGCCGCTCGgtggtggagggctagccttgagcaggaaagaaagggggcggCGCCCGGGTGACCGTGCCCCGCCCTGTCGGGCTGGAAGGCCCAGGCACGCGGCCGCTGAGCGCGCTCCCCTCTGCAGGTACACGTCGCCCGACTTCCTCTACATCCGCTCCTGGCTGCCGTGCATCTTCTTCTCCGGCGGCGTCACGGTGGGGAACATCGGACGGCAGTTAGCGATGGTGAGCGCCCAGCGCCACAGCCaggggcgagggagggagggagggacggaccgTGGGGCAGAGCGTGCAGGCCTGGCGGTGGCGGGGACGCCCAAGGCCCAACGTGAGGGCCGGCGGGCGTGGCACAGGGGGCTGAGGCGCAGAGGACGCGCGTGGAGGAGCCTGCCCTTCCCCCAGGACCTGCGTAGCGGGCTGGGAGGCTGGGTGCTGACGCGGCCGCCGCTCTGTCCCCCAGGGTGTTCCCGAGAAGCCCCACAGCGACTGAGGCGCGCGCGGCGGCGCCAGCCCGGGGACCCCGGGGCCGGCTCGGCGACTCCTGGAAGGTGGCCACGTCGTCTAGCACAGCGAGACGGAGgtcccagctccccacctccgCGTCCTTcctcgcccgccccccgcccgtctGCTCGGAGCGGCGCCCGGCCGCGTGGGAGGCAGGTGGCGGCGGTTTCCCGAGTATTCGATTTCATTCATGATTTTCAAAACAAGTTGCCATATCGCAAAGCCTTGAACCGGAACTCAACCCAGTTGCCCACAAGCAGTTTCACGTCCGCGCCGAGGAGACGGGCCGGCGGTGCTCAACCAAGACCAGGCGCGCGCGCCACAGACCCGCGCAGCCAGAACGCGTTCACGTGGGGTGCGTGCGTGGAGATGGCGCGGCCGGCCCGGGAG is a window of Perognathus longimembris pacificus isolate PPM17 chromosome 2, ASM2315922v1, whole genome shotgun sequence DNA encoding:
- the Insig1 gene encoding insulin-induced gene 1 protein produces the protein MMGAARRPRGPAAPDPGPAPAGPSARAGSWHHHLVRRSLVLFLVGVVLALVLNLLQIQRNVTLFPDEVIATIFSSAWWVPPCCGTAAAVVGLLYPCMDRHLGEPHKFKREWASVMRCIAVFVGINHASAKLDFANNVQLSLTLAALSLGLWWTFDRSRSGLGLGLTIAVLATLITQFLVYNGVYQYTSPDFLYIRSWLPCIFFSGGVTVGNIGRQLAMGVPEKPHSD